A window of the Chloroflexota bacterium genome harbors these coding sequences:
- a CDS encoding phytanoyl-CoA dioxygenase family protein, with protein sequence MVSITPSVPQVEPVPERKVTAVPTVPQVPALTESQIAQFKRDGFLVLPGALDAELCRRARDDMWEAIGTYLPRMKRDDPSTWTPITDEEKTNFPVAYHGGQPYFGGGNTRYYVRNGTKEFMLDLGPRALWTVAEQLLGKGTVVWPAGRDESGSTTGPCLMSDEAMEVLYGQDLETWPSLPTFKTQTLRLPQQGIELLTGQGTRGLYCTLPNSPDPGPNWRGAHSDGSSYGRFRLNFAAYIDDLPPASGGFTVWPGSHTRIWEHHWKTFHAGETHVGRRHNARKVGGHARLADPIVEAVKADTQAVDTYGPTGSVVLWHHKILHVPGQNTSNDVIRQATIYGYMKSPEALSDEMAMTDAGGDIWRDWSDEVRAIDPGT encoded by the coding sequence ATGGTGAGCATTACCCCGAGCGTGCCGCAGGTAGAGCCCGTCCCCGAACGGAAAGTCACGGCCGTCCCGACCGTGCCGCAGGTACCGGCGCTGACCGAGAGTCAGATCGCGCAGTTCAAGCGCGACGGATTCCTCGTGCTGCCGGGGGCGCTCGATGCCGAGTTGTGCCGCCGCGCGCGGGACGACATGTGGGAGGCGATCGGCACCTATCTCCCCCGCATGAAGCGCGACGACCCCTCCACGTGGACGCCGATCACCGACGAGGAAAAGACCAACTTCCCGGTCGCCTATCACGGCGGGCAGCCCTATTTCGGCGGCGGTAACACGCGCTATTACGTGCGCAACGGCACCAAGGAATTCATGCTCGACCTCGGCCCCCGCGCGCTCTGGACCGTGGCCGAGCAACTCCTCGGCAAGGGCACTGTCGTGTGGCCGGCCGGGCGAGACGAGTCTGGGTCCACCACTGGTCCCTGCCTGATGAGCGACGAGGCGATGGAAGTGTTGTACGGCCAGGACCTGGAGACCTGGCCCAGCCTGCCTACGTTCAAGACGCAAACCCTGCGGCTGCCGCAGCAGGGAATCGAGCTCCTCACCGGGCAGGGCACGCGCGGCCTCTACTGCACGCTGCCCAACAGCCCGGACCCGGGGCCCAACTGGCGCGGCGCGCACTCCGATGGCTCGTCCTATGGCCGCTTCCGGCTCAACTTCGCGGCCTACATCGACGACCTGCCGCCCGCGTCCGGCGGTTTCACCGTGTGGCCGGGCAGCCATACGCGAATTTGGGAGCACCACTGGAAGACGTTTCACGCCGGTGAAACACACGTTGGACGGCGCCACAACGCGCGCAAGGTGGGTGGCCACGCACGCTTGGCCGATCCCATCGTTGAGGCCGTGAAGGCCGACACCCAGGCGGTCGACACCTATGGCCCGACCGGTTCAGTGGTGCTGTGGCACCACAAGATCCTGCACGTTCCCGGCCAGAACACGTCCAACGACGTGATCCGCCAGGCCACGATCTATGGATACATGAAGTCGCCCGAGGCCCTCTCCGACGAGATGGCGATGACCGATGCGGGCGGCGACATCTGGCGCGATTGGTCCGACGAGGTGCGCGCAATCGACCCGGGCACCTAG
- a CDS encoding dihydrodipicolinate synthase family protein, translated as MTAISGVVPIVPTPFVPGDESVDTTALRGLVDFAVEAEAASICLPAYGSEFYKLTEPERLEVVEVAVDQAGGRLPVMAQCNHGSAQGAAQLARQNADIGAEVISFALPRQFPLTDGDQFDYARAVCDAVSAPVLIQDWNPSGSSVGAQFCAQLADVCPNFRYIKLEEPRMGPKVRAIIEATGGRVEVFEGWGGLYMLELVPTGIVGIMPGLALTDRLAPAWRLAVDGQAAEALAAFEPLVPWLAFGLSDMEFFNALEKRLLVARGLLEHATLRNPTVTIDADSLAYADFLIGQLLESA; from the coding sequence ATGACGGCAATCTCGGGCGTCGTCCCCATCGTCCCAACGCCGTTCGTTCCCGGCGATGAATCGGTCGACACGACCGCCCTTCGCGGGCTGGTCGACTTCGCCGTGGAGGCCGAGGCCGCCTCCATCTGCCTGCCGGCCTATGGCAGCGAGTTCTACAAGCTCACCGAGCCCGAGCGGCTCGAGGTCGTCGAGGTCGCCGTGGACCAGGCCGGCGGCCGCCTGCCGGTGATGGCGCAGTGCAATCACGGCTCGGCCCAGGGCGCGGCGCAGCTCGCCCGCCAGAACGCCGACATCGGAGCCGAGGTCATCTCCTTCGCGCTCCCGCGCCAGTTTCCGCTGACCGACGGCGATCAGTTCGACTACGCGCGCGCCGTCTGCGACGCGGTCTCTGCGCCGGTGCTGATCCAGGACTGGAACCCGAGCGGCAGCTCCGTCGGCGCCCAATTCTGCGCCCAGCTGGCCGACGTCTGCCCGAACTTCCGCTACATCAAGCTCGAAGAGCCGCGCATGGGCCCGAAGGTGCGCGCCATCATCGAGGCCACCGGCGGACGCGTGGAGGTGTTCGAGGGCTGGGGCGGGCTCTACATGCTTGAGCTCGTGCCGACCGGCATCGTTGGCATCATGCCCGGCCTCGCGCTCACCGACCGCCTGGCGCCCGCGTGGCGGCTCGCCGTCGACGGCCAGGCGGCGGAGGCGCTGGCGGCGTTCGAGCCGCTCGTGCCGTGGCTGGCCTTCGGCCTCTCCGACATGGAGTTCTTCAACGCCCTCGAAAAGCGCCTGCTCGTCGCCCGCGGCCTGCTGGAGCACGCCACCCTGCGCAACCCCACCGTCACCATTGACGCCGACTCCCTGGCCTATGCGGACTTTCTGATCGGGCAGCTACTAGAGTCCGCCTAG
- a CDS encoding ABC-2 family transporter protein, with protein sequence MRWAWIYVEGFRLMPKVLAQYRADTIATVIGDLLYRAVRLAFIGVIFAVTPQLGQWTAWEVMLMWSMAMLADAIGNFLFAFPNKVDSYFYSGQFDYARVRPVPIVLWANLDASHPRYSMVVITFVATTAVSAVNSGVFESLGQTGLLLLALLCTVFVLTGMRLIMFLSCAWFTRSRQFFHGIASFMDHSRYPIDIMGQPLRGVLTAIPIAFTVFYPVAFALRPDEYLMPGVLGLPVGLAMMAGGLVTLRFALRKYQSVGTPEVWGAS encoded by the coding sequence GTGCGCTGGGCCTGGATCTACGTTGAAGGCTTTCGGCTCATGCCCAAGGTGCTCGCACAGTACCGCGCGGACACCATCGCCACCGTCATCGGCGACCTGTTGTATCGAGCCGTTCGACTGGCGTTCATCGGCGTGATCTTTGCCGTGACTCCCCAGCTTGGCCAATGGACGGCGTGGGAAGTCATGCTGATGTGGAGCATGGCGATGCTGGCCGACGCAATCGGGAACTTCCTCTTCGCGTTCCCGAACAAGGTGGACTCCTACTTCTACTCAGGCCAGTTCGACTATGCCCGGGTGCGCCCCGTGCCGATCGTGCTTTGGGCAAACCTCGATGCCTCGCACCCGCGCTACTCGATGGTCGTCATCACCTTCGTCGCCACCACGGCCGTGTCGGCCGTGAACAGCGGAGTCTTCGAAAGTCTGGGGCAGACTGGCCTGTTGCTGCTGGCACTGCTGTGCACCGTATTCGTGCTGACCGGCATGCGGCTCATCATGTTCCTGTCGTGCGCGTGGTTCACGCGCTCGCGACAGTTCTTTCACGGCATCGCGTCGTTCATGGACCACTCGCGGTACCCCATCGACATCATGGGTCAGCCGCTGCGGGGCGTCCTGACGGCCATTCCGATCGCGTTCACCGTGTTCTATCCGGTGGCGTTTGCGTTGCGGCCGGACGAGTACCTGATGCCCGGCGTGTTGGGTCTCCCGGTGGGATTGGCCATGATGGCCGGCGGGCTGGTGACCCTTCGCTTCGCCCTGCGCAAATACCAGTCGGTTGGCACGCCGGAAGTCTGGGGAGCCTCCTAG
- a CDS encoding hydantoinase B/oxoprolinase family protein: MVQDTSAKRSVADLNIDDPVQLEVTRNYLIGTCEEMGAAMLRTSYSTMFNEARDFSCVVFDAAGQMIAQGDFCPAHIGAIVHTVEWAIKEVGPENMHPGDVILHNDPYRGGCHMPEFMTLKPCFYKDEVVAYAANIAHMTDIGGMVPAAFGDTRNIFQEGLRLPPIKIYKNDEPVEDIFAIITSNVRTPKVSRGDLMAMVGSTYLAERRIIDLIDRLGIDRFNLLSEQIKDVSEVMMRQAIARMPDGAYAAEGIIEDDGVLPDTSYRFAAEVNVRGDEIVVDYTGSDPQSAGAINQSFGTTASATYATIFHMIPDDIPWNHGAYRPIAIVAPPGTVVNVNYPGSCVGGNSDTYPNTMDVLFAAFSQMSDRSQACDGGTSGLLGIYGTNTDTGEPFVLLHIEGMGCGGRIDADGNDAMVTKNGNCLNSPCEVIEVRYPVRIEEYSVIPESTGPGAHRGGFGVRRIWRCLAPITISAHVNRTWFRPWGLKGGDPAGNAALLFKTAGSDQWLSAKDLYDRISAGKFSNVELEEGDLIMLCTPGGGGYGAPHERHPELVRQDIADELIDAQAAEQTYGVVLDDAGAIDRDATRLKREEMAHAAT, encoded by the coding sequence ATGGTGCAGGACACATCCGCCAAGCGCAGCGTCGCCGACCTGAATATCGACGACCCGGTCCAGCTCGAAGTCACGCGCAACTACCTGATCGGCACCTGCGAGGAGATGGGCGCGGCCATGTTGCGCACCTCCTACTCGACGATGTTCAACGAGGCGCGTGACTTCTCCTGCGTCGTGTTCGACGCCGCCGGCCAGATGATCGCCCAGGGCGACTTTTGCCCGGCGCACATTGGCGCCATCGTGCACACCGTCGAGTGGGCCATCAAAGAGGTCGGCCCTGAAAACATGCATCCCGGCGACGTGATCCTCCACAACGACCCCTATCGCGGCGGCTGCCACATGCCGGAGTTCATGACGCTGAAGCCGTGCTTCTACAAAGATGAGGTCGTGGCCTACGCGGCCAACATCGCCCACATGACGGACATCGGCGGCATGGTGCCGGCAGCTTTTGGCGATACGCGCAACATCTTCCAGGAGGGACTGCGGCTGCCGCCGATCAAGATCTACAAGAACGACGAGCCGGTGGAAGACATTTTCGCCATCATCACGTCCAACGTGCGCACGCCGAAGGTGTCGCGCGGCGACCTGATGGCGATGGTGGGCTCGACCTACCTGGCCGAACGCCGCATTATAGACCTCATCGACCGCCTCGGCATCGACCGCTTCAACCTGCTGTCGGAGCAGATCAAGGACGTGTCCGAGGTCATGATGCGGCAGGCGATCGCGCGCATGCCCGACGGTGCCTATGCGGCGGAAGGGATCATCGAAGACGACGGCGTGCTGCCCGACACGTCCTACCGGTTCGCCGCCGAGGTCAACGTGCGCGGGGACGAGATCGTGGTCGACTACACAGGGTCCGATCCCCAGTCGGCCGGCGCGATCAACCAGTCGTTCGGCACGACCGCATCCGCGACCTACGCCACGATCTTCCACATGATTCCCGACGACATCCCGTGGAACCACGGCGCCTACCGGCCCATCGCCATCGTGGCGCCGCCGGGAACGGTGGTGAACGTCAACTACCCCGGGTCGTGCGTGGGCGGCAACTCGGACACCTATCCCAACACCATGGACGTGCTGTTCGCCGCCTTTTCGCAGATGAGCGACCGCAGCCAGGCCTGCGACGGCGGCACCAGCGGCTTGCTCGGCATCTACGGCACCAACACCGATACCGGCGAGCCGTTCGTGCTGCTGCACATCGAGGGCATGGGCTGCGGCGGACGCATCGACGCCGACGGCAACGACGCGATGGTGACGAAGAACGGCAACTGCCTGAACTCGCCCTGCGAGGTGATCGAGGTCCGCTATCCGGTGCGCATCGAGGAGTACAGCGTCATTCCCGAGAGCACCGGGCCGGGCGCCCACCGCGGAGGCTTTGGCGTGCGGCGCATCTGGCGCTGCCTGGCGCCTATCACCATCAGTGCCCACGTGAATCGCACCTGGTTCAGGCCGTGGGGCCTCAAGGGCGGCGATCCCGCGGGCAACGCGGCGCTGCTGTTCAAGACTGCGGGCAGCGACCAGTGGCTTTCGGCCAAGGACCTGTATGACCGCATATCGGCGGGCAAATTTTCAAACGTCGAGCTCGAAGAAGGTGACCTGATCATGCTCTGCACGCCCGGTGGCGGCGGCTACGGCGCCCCCCATGAGCGGCACCCGGAGCTGGTGCGCCAGGACATCGCCGACGAGCTGATCGACGCCCAAGCCGCGGAGCAGACCTACGGCGTCGTGCTGGATGACGCGGGCGCGATCGATCGGGACGCCACCCGCCTGAAGCGAGAGGAGATGGCGCATGCCGCAACGTGA
- a CDS encoding M14 family metallopeptidase, whose product MGARRPGWRVLRAGVAILLTAGLLAISGVPVILAAPGEPPAPPGLAAAANATPPPVKEPPPEPTAPPTSTDEAHESVGKSLDLTRSVEGRAIQVVELGGGPRWVAVIGGIHQGNEANTTDLVELLLDHFRANLDLIPDGVGLALIPDLNPDGAVAGTRENANGVDLNRNWDSNWQPDSYGPSGLVVGGGGARPFSEPETRALARYLVDRPFVAAIFYHSLGALVVAGHGDDGGSAELARVIALAAQYLYLTEWTVYPLSGQATDYLANQGIHAVDVELTNYTDPDFAQNLRGLTAALAWARTLDVPPHAERNIPEQISTRCGCKLGVDCPGFAPALCLW is encoded by the coding sequence ATGGGCGCCAGGCGGCCGGGGTGGCGCGTCCTCCGGGCTGGAGTCGCGATCCTGCTCACGGCCGGCCTGCTGGCGATCAGCGGCGTCCCGGTGATCCTGGCCGCGCCGGGCGAGCCTCCCGCGCCACCCGGGCTCGCCGCGGCGGCGAACGCCACGCCGCCGCCAGTCAAGGAGCCGCCGCCGGAGCCAACCGCTCCGCCGACCTCGACCGACGAGGCGCACGAATCGGTGGGCAAGTCCCTGGATCTGACCCGGTCGGTGGAAGGGCGCGCGATCCAAGTCGTGGAACTCGGCGGCGGACCGCGCTGGGTCGCCGTCATTGGCGGCATCCACCAGGGCAACGAGGCGAACACCACCGACCTCGTCGAGCTGCTGCTCGACCACTTCCGGGCCAATCTCGACCTGATTCCCGATGGCGTTGGCCTGGCGCTGATTCCCGATCTCAACCCCGACGGCGCCGTGGCGGGCACGCGCGAAAACGCGAACGGCGTCGACCTCAATCGCAACTGGGACTCCAACTGGCAGCCCGACAGCTACGGCCCCTCCGGGCTGGTTGTCGGAGGGGGCGGCGCGCGCCCATTCTCGGAGCCGGAGACCCGCGCCCTCGCGCGCTACCTGGTTGACCGGCCGTTCGTGGCGGCGATCTTCTATCACAGTCTTGGCGCCCTGGTCGTGGCCGGCCATGGCGACGACGGCGGCTCGGCTGAGCTTGCGCGCGTGATTGCCTTAGCTGCGCAGTACCTCTATCTCACGGAGTGGACGGTCTATCCCCTCAGCGGCCAAGCCACCGACTACCTCGCGAATCAGGGCATTCACGCCGTGGACGTGGAGCTGACCAACTACACCGACCCGGACTTTGCACAAAATCTACGGGGGCTCACCGCGGCCCTGGCGTGGGCACGGACGCTCGACGTTCCCCCGCACGCCGAGCGCAACATCCCGGAGCAGATATCCACTCGCTGTGGGTGCAAGCTGGGCGTTGACTGTCCGGGATTCGCGCCCGCGCTGTGCCTGTGGTGA
- a CDS encoding ABC-2 family transporter protein, whose product MHAVTLPIAVGWSYVKVSLARRIGFFMSLAITLLTTWILVGLWAAIRQNSVEAQAEFTAVELATYIVVAQVVSLARMSHANRQFFYQALRHVHTGEIAMDLVRPIDNQVLRYSQWLGVFAVDALMVAVPTWLIFRLTGIVGDPHSGVQAGLFAVSVALGWLVAAGFHYLLAALTLVITQTPGVNLLRVALQEVLGGGFIPLALMPGWLATAAVIFPFHAMVSSPTLIYIGHLQGLDALAALGIQAAWGLGLIVSGRLLWTQLVRRVLVQGG is encoded by the coding sequence ATGCACGCCGTGACTCTGCCCATCGCCGTCGGATGGTCCTACGTCAAGGTCAGCCTGGCGCGTCGCATCGGGTTCTTCATGAGTCTGGCGATCACCCTGCTCACCACCTGGATTCTCGTGGGGCTATGGGCCGCGATCCGCCAGAATTCAGTCGAGGCGCAAGCCGAATTCACCGCCGTCGAGCTGGCGACCTACATCGTGGTTGCGCAGGTCGTGAGCCTGGCGCGGATGAGCCACGCCAATCGGCAGTTCTTCTACCAGGCCCTGCGCCACGTCCATACGGGCGAGATCGCCATGGACCTGGTGCGTCCCATCGACAACCAGGTCTTGCGCTACTCGCAATGGCTGGGCGTATTCGCGGTGGATGCGCTGATGGTGGCCGTCCCGACCTGGCTGATCTTCCGTCTCACCGGCATCGTCGGCGATCCGCATTCCGGCGTGCAGGCGGGGCTGTTTGCCGTGAGCGTGGCGCTGGGCTGGCTGGTGGCGGCGGGCTTCCACTATTTGCTAGCCGCCCTGACACTGGTGATTACCCAGACGCCAGGCGTCAACCTGCTGCGCGTGGCGCTGCAGGAGGTGCTGGGAGGCGGCTTCATCCCGCTGGCGCTGATGCCGGGCTGGCTGGCAACGGCGGCGGTGATCTTTCCGTTTCACGCGATGGTGTCCTCGCCGACGCTGATCTACATCGGTCATCTGCAAGGCCTTGACGCGCTGGCGGCCCTGGGCATTCAGGCGGCCTGGGGCCTTGGCCTGATCGTGAGCGGTCGCTTGCTCTGGACGCAGCTCGTACGGCGCGTGCTGGTCCAGGGAGGCTGA
- a CDS encoding ferritin, whose amino-acid sequence MPMNDDLADALNAQITHEFNASYIYLGMAAYFESLDLDGFAGWMRAQSAEEWDHGMRIFNHLAARDVPITLAALLKPKTGYDGPPAAVAAALAYEQGNTRAVNALYARSVECGDYQAKSLMDWFVNEQIEEEDTLRTLLSQLKIAGGDGAGLLILDRELGARQGASADGGDMGGDSAE is encoded by the coding sequence ATGCCCATGAACGACGACTTGGCCGATGCGCTCAACGCGCAGATCACCCACGAATTCAACGCCTCCTACATCTACCTGGGGATGGCGGCCTACTTCGAGTCCCTGGACCTCGACGGCTTCGCCGGCTGGATGCGAGCGCAGAGCGCGGAGGAATGGGACCACGGCATGCGCATCTTCAACCACCTGGCCGCTCGCGACGTCCCGATCACGCTGGCGGCGCTGCTGAAGCCCAAGACGGGCTACGACGGGCCGCCGGCCGCCGTAGCGGCTGCGCTGGCATACGAGCAGGGCAACACCCGCGCCGTCAACGCGCTCTATGCCAGGTCGGTCGAGTGCGGCGACTACCAGGCCAAGTCGCTGATGGACTGGTTCGTCAACGAGCAAATCGAGGAAGAGGACACCCTGCGCACCCTCCTGAGCCAGCTCAAGATCGCGGGTGGGGACGGCGCGGGCCTGCTGATCCTCGATCGTGAGCTCGGCGCGCGGCAAGGGGCGTCGGCGGACGGCGGGGACATGGGAGGCGACTCAGCCGAATAG
- a CDS encoding ABC-2 family transporter protein, translating to MRWAWIYVEGLRLTLKRLAQYRVDALSMILGDLGYRVIRLLVVGLLFAVTPQLGQWGPWEITLMWATAMLAESVGNLLFVFPTVIDRYFHEGDLDYVRVRPAPIVLWANTVATQPRYVSLVVVMLSVAIVSAANTGILGSAGQMGLLAIALLSTGLVFIGMRLMLFCLAAWFTRSRVLSHGIAAFTDHSRYPIDVMDQPLRGVLTAIPLAFTVFYPAAFALRPDEYLMPGILGLPVAAIMMAGGLVMLRFAFRKYQSVGTPEMWGAS from the coding sequence ATGCGCTGGGCCTGGATCTATGTCGAGGGTCTGCGGCTGACGCTCAAGCGGCTGGCGCAATACCGCGTGGACGCGCTCTCGATGATTCTGGGCGATCTGGGATACCGGGTCATACGGCTGCTGGTGGTCGGTTTGCTATTCGCGGTCACGCCGCAATTGGGGCAGTGGGGGCCGTGGGAGATCACCCTCATGTGGGCCACGGCCATGCTGGCCGAGAGCGTCGGGAACCTGCTCTTCGTCTTTCCGACGGTGATTGACCGCTATTTCCACGAAGGAGATCTCGACTACGTCCGAGTCCGACCGGCCCCGATCGTGCTGTGGGCCAATACGGTGGCGACCCAGCCGCGCTATGTCAGCTTGGTCGTTGTGATGCTCAGCGTGGCGATCGTGTCGGCGGCGAACACAGGAATTCTGGGAAGCGCCGGGCAGATGGGGCTGCTGGCAATCGCCCTTTTGAGCACCGGATTGGTGTTCATCGGCATGCGGCTGATGCTCTTCTGCCTGGCGGCCTGGTTCACGCGGTCGCGCGTGCTATCGCACGGGATTGCCGCCTTCACCGATCACTCGCGCTACCCCATCGACGTCATGGACCAACCACTCCGAGGCGTGTTGACGGCCATTCCGCTGGCGTTCACGGTGTTCTATCCCGCCGCGTTCGCCCTGCGGCCGGACGAGTACTTGATGCCGGGCATCCTGGGGCTGCCCGTGGCGGCAATCATGATGGCCGGGGGTCTGGTGATGCTCCGATTCGCCTTCCGCAAATATCAGTCGGTCGGCACCCCGGAGATGTGGGGAGCTTCCTAG
- a CDS encoding ATP-binding cassette domain-containing protein: protein MSFDVAEGEIVGLLGPNGAGKSTTVKILAGVLYPTSGDARILGLDPFKQRIDNARNIGVLFGQRSHLLWDLPPIDAYALLRKVYGLSQADYEARLRELSELLGLDELMRQSVRTLSLGQRMRCELAAAFLHRPQVVYLDEPTIGLDIEGKHAIREFIRSISQEHQTAIILTTHDLTDIQELCERVLVLNEGALIYDGSLEHLLNRHASTRSIQAELADGSAHATRARLAERWPGAAIVVDGTRLRVSGIGAAEDIVSAVSLIMETSRLRSITVLDPPIEDVILSVYQHGVD from the coding sequence GTGTCGTTCGACGTGGCCGAGGGCGAGATCGTCGGCTTGCTGGGACCAAATGGCGCCGGCAAATCGACGACGGTCAAGATCCTGGCGGGCGTGCTCTACCCCACATCCGGCGACGCCCGGATCCTGGGACTCGACCCCTTCAAGCAACGCATCGACAACGCGCGCAACATCGGCGTGCTGTTCGGCCAACGGTCGCACCTGCTGTGGGACCTGCCGCCCATCGACGCCTATGCGCTGCTGCGGAAGGTCTACGGCTTGAGCCAGGCGGACTACGAGGCGCGGCTGCGGGAGCTGTCCGAGCTGCTGGGGCTCGATGAGCTGATGCGCCAGTCAGTGCGAACGCTGAGCCTCGGCCAGCGCATGCGCTGCGAGTTGGCGGCGGCGTTCCTGCACCGTCCACAGGTGGTCTATCTGGACGAGCCGACGATTGGCCTTGACATCGAGGGCAAGCACGCGATCCGCGAGTTCATCCGCTCCATCAGCCAGGAGCACCAAACCGCGATCATCCTCACCACCCACGACCTCACCGACATCCAGGAGCTGTGCGAGCGCGTGCTGGTGCTCAACGAGGGCGCGCTCATCTATGACGGATCGCTGGAGCACCTGCTGAACCGCCACGCCTCGACGCGTTCGATCCAGGCCGAGTTGGCCGATGGATCGGCGCATGCCACGCGCGCCAGGCTGGCCGAGCGCTGGCCGGGAGCCGCCATCGTGGTCGACGGCACGCGCCTGCGGGTGTCGGGCATTGGCGCCGCCGAAGACATCGTGAGCGCCGTGAGCCTCATCATGGAGACTTCTCGGCTGCGGAGCATCACGGTGCTCGATCCGCCGATCGAGGACGTGATCCTCAGCGTCTATCAGCACGGCGTGGACTAG
- a CDS encoding ABC-2 family transporter protein — translation MRELVKLTAVAWSYVKVSLALRFGFFMSLGITLLNTWILVNLWDAIRQNSPEAQAEFTAAELATYIAVAQVVSLARMSHANRQLFYKAMGSVDSGEIAMDLVRPIDNQVLRYSQWLGVFAVDTLMVALPTWLVFRLTGVIGDPDSGVQAVLFALSVALGWLVAAGFHYLMAALTIVVTRSPGIHMFRVAVQELLSGGLVPLSLLPAWLGTLALVFPFHAMVSSPTLIYLGRLEGLDALAALGVQAAWGVGMIVAGRFLWMRLVRRVLVQGG, via the coding sequence GTGCGGGAACTCGTCAAGCTCACCGCCGTCGCCTGGTCGTACGTGAAGGTCAGCCTGGCGCTTCGGTTCGGGTTCTTCATGAGTCTGGGCATCACCCTGCTCAATACGTGGATTCTGGTGAATCTCTGGGACGCGATCCGGCAGAACTCGCCCGAGGCCCAAGCGGAGTTCACCGCGGCGGAGCTGGCCACCTACATCGCCGTCGCGCAGGTCGTGAGCCTGGCCCGCATGAGCCATGCCAACCGGCAGCTCTTCTACAAGGCCATGGGCAGCGTGGATTCCGGCGAGATTGCGATGGACCTCGTCCGGCCCATCGACAACCAGGTCTTGCGCTACTCCCAGTGGCTGGGCGTGTTTGCCGTCGACACGCTGATGGTGGCACTGCCGACGTGGCTCGTCTTCCGTCTCACCGGCGTCATCGGCGACCCGGACTCAGGGGTGCAGGCGGTGCTGTTTGCCCTGAGCGTGGCGCTGGGGTGGCTGGTGGCCGCCGGCTTTCACTACCTGATGGCCGCGTTGACGATCGTCGTCACCCGGTCACCTGGTATCCACATGTTTCGGGTGGCCGTGCAGGAGCTGCTGAGCGGCGGGCTTGTTCCCCTTTCGTTGCTCCCGGCATGGCTGGGCACCCTCGCGCTAGTGTTTCCATTCCACGCGATGGTGTCCTCGCCAACCTTGATCTACCTCGGACGGCTGGAGGGCCTCGATGCGCTTGCGGCCCTCGGTGTTCAAGCAGCCTGGGGCGTTGGAATGATCGTGGCGGGGCGATTCCTTTGGATGCGGCTGGTGCGTCGCGTGCTGGTCCAGGGCGGCTGA